Part of the Bacillus cabrialesii genome is shown below.
GCCCCGTGCAGGTCGTTTGTGCTTCTTTCGCGGCTGACATAATAGTCATAGAAACCGGCCGATGTTCCGACACAAATATCTTTGACGAGGAACGCACCGTCTTTTGTTGTTTCGGTTTTATGCTGAATCAAACCTTGATACGCTTTTAACAGGACCGGTTCGTAAGCTTTGTCAAGATAGCCTTTATTGATTCCTTTTGCGATGGCGTACATGTACAGGCAGGATCCCGAGCTTTCCAGCCAGTTATCGGACCTGTCACCTTTGTCAACGATCTGGTGCCATAACCCCGTTTCCTCGTCTTGATAGCGGCAGATGCTTTCAATCATGTCCCGCAGCGTTTTTTTCCACACGTCACGGTTCGGATGCTTCTTCGGCAGCTCTTCAATCATCTCAGCAAGGGACATGACGTACCAGCCGATGGAACGCGCCCAAAATTCGGGTGAACACCCTGTCTCTTCATTGGCCCAAGGCATTATTTTCGCTTCGTCCCAGGCGTGATAAAAGAGACCGGTTTTTGAATCTTTCGTATGCTTTCTCATCAGCGACTCCTGAAGCACGACCTGATCAAACAGCTCCGGTTCCTGCTTCAGATTGGCGTATTTCAGCGCGAACGGCCCGCCCATGTATAGGCCGTCAAGCCACATTTGGTAAGGATAGCCGTCCTTGTGCCAAAAACCATCCTCAGACGTCCGATTCAGTGTTCCATATAAGCCGCGCAGCCTTTTTGCCGCTTTGACATACCGCTCATCCTTCGTCTGCTCGTATAATGGAAAAAGAATAAGACCCGCTTGAATGGCGTCGAGCTCATCTCTTCTAAATAATAGATTGCCATAATCATCAATTAAGAGATCTGCATAAGCCTTCGCATACTCGAAATACCGCTTTTCCCCGGTTGCTTCCCACAGCTGCAATACACCGCATAAGAAAACACCTTGATGGTAGTGCCAGCGGTTTGCAGGCGGCAGCTCCTCCACTGTATACGTGTTCATAATGGTTTTTGCCAAAGCCTCCGCGTACGTAAGAGGCGATTTTACAGCGATTGATTGATCCATTGATCCCATCCCTTTCTTAATAGATTCCTTCCTCGCCAAATTTCTTCGCCAAACGATTCGCAAGCATGACCAAAA
Proteins encoded:
- the rmgQ gene encoding unsaturated rhamnogalacturonyl hydrolase; this encodes MGSMDQSIAVKSPLTYAEALAKTIMNTYTVEELPPANRWHYHQGVFLCGVLQLWEATGEKRYFEYAKAYADLLIDDYGNLLFRRDELDAIQAGLILFPLYEQTKDERYVKAAKRLRGLYGTLNRTSEDGFWHKDGYPYQMWLDGLYMGGPFALKYANLKQEPELFDQVVLQESLMRKHTKDSKTGLFYHAWDEAKIMPWANEETGCSPEFWARSIGWYVMSLAEMIEELPKKHPNRDVWKKTLRDMIESICRYQDEETGLWHQIVDKGDRSDNWLESSGSCLYMYAIAKGINKGYLDKAYEPVLLKAYQGLIQHKTETTKDGAFLVKDICVGTSAGFYDYYVSRERSTNDLHGAGAFILAMTELEPLFRSAGK